One window from the genome of Hydractinia symbiolongicarpus strain clone_291-10 chromosome 1, HSymV2.1, whole genome shotgun sequence encodes:
- the LOC130648440 gene encoding uncharacterized protein LOC130648440, protein MKDEKLSWVSFQNLKDVPEDVVVKMIRHVGKKILDGKVYCERHEAYNLKGRKRACLAMEVSFGNFTDYLLHKFTQITQITFAQCIPNILIMWLKCSFQKQRHCFRVSLAPMLIRRC, encoded by the exons ATGAAAGATGAAAAGTTGTCTTGGGTGTCTTTCCa aaATTTAAAAGATGTTCCTGAAGATGTAGTAGTGAAAATGATACGCCAtgtaggaaaaaaaattttggatggaaag GTTTACTGTGAGAGACATGAAGCATATAATTTAAAGGGAAGAAAAAGAG cttGCCTTGCAATGGAGGTATCCTTTGGTAATTTCACAGATTACTTATTACACAAATTTACACAGATTACACAAATTACTTTTGCACAGTGCATTCCAAA TATTTTGATTATGTGGCTAAAGTGCTCTTTCCAGAAACAAAGACATTGCTTCAGAGTCTCTTTAGCACCAATGCTGATAAG ACGATGTTAA
- the LOC130621831 gene encoding uncharacterized protein LOC130621831 yields MTSLGLKRKLPSPEKPKDPELTVEEALQQEIQKLEATIATMKVEITKKENSLLAEINSLQTEVDENKFTVDRFKHNTAHFKFYTGFESYEMFKLVLEYLQPAADSLIYWGSNTNIENTKTYNGKRERSRATTAETEFFMILIRLRCGFPIEDMAIRFNMSTSNVSRIFITWIDFLHTQLRVLPIWASKKTVAETMPKCFKDLYPTTRVIIDCTEIFTEMPSSYRSQSATFSSYKHHNTAKGLVGIAPSGAVTFNMVTRLMADRGFDIEEDLPDGVTLNIPAFLKGKTQLDLGEELETRRIASVRVHVERAINRVKNFKILQSIFPLSMAPDLNKVWYKLLNPIH; encoded by the exons aTGACTAGTCTTGGTTTAAAAAGAAAGCTACCTTCCCCTGAAAAACCTAAAGATCCTGAGCTGACTGTAGAAGAGGCATTACAGCAAGAGATTCAAAAATTGGAAGCCACCATAGCTACTATGAAagttgaaataacaaaaaaagaaaactcattATTAGCAGAGATAAATTCTTTACAAacagaagttgatgaaaataaatttacagtGGACAGATTTAAACACAACActgcacattttaaattttacactgGTTTTGAAAGCTACGAAATGTTTAAACTTGTACTTGAATATTTACAACCAGCTGCTGACTCTCTAATATACTGGGGATCAAATACTAACATTGAAAACACAAAAACCTATAATGGTAAACGTGAGCGATCCAGAGCTACAACAGCtgaaacagaattttttatgattCTTATTAGACTTCGCTGTGGATTTCCTATTGAAGATATGGCAATACGATTTAACATGTCGACTAGTAATGTAAGTCGAATATTCATTACTTGGATAGACTTTTTGCACACTCAACTGAGAGTACTTCCTATATGGGCTTCAAAAAAAACAGTAGCAGAGACAATgccaaaatgttttaaagatttatatcCCACAACACGTGTTATAATAGACTGTACAGAAATATTTACAGAGATGCCTTCTTCATACCGCAGCCAATCAGCTACTTTTTCCAGCTATAAACATCACAACACTGCTAAAGGATTGGTAGGGATTGCACCAAGTGGAGCAGTTACATTC aaCATGGTGACTCGTTTAATGGCTGATCGAGGATTCGATATTGAAGAGGATTTACCTGATGGAGTAACTCTTAATATACCTGCGTTTCTAAAAGGTAAAACACAACTAGATTTGGGAGAAGAACTTGAAACTAGAAGAATTGCTTCTGTAAGAGTTCATGTGGAGAGAGCAATTAATCgagttaaaaactttaaaattttacagTCAATATTTCCATTGTCAATGGCACCTGATTTAAATAAAGTCTGG TATAAACTATTAAATCCAATTCACTAA